ATAGATATCCTGATGAGATTTTGAGCACTAAAATCATAGGGGAGAGGCAATTTCGAAAGGCTGTGGACTTATTTTCGGCTGCTAAAGAGGAAATCAATGGAAAGATCGATTACAGATTGGTGTTCCTAAATTTCACTAATATTGAAGTTGTGTTAGATGGAAACCAGGTCGTGAAAACTTGCCCTGCTGCACTCGGACCTGGCTTTGCCGCAGGGACTACTGATGGACCCGGCGTTTTTGGTTTTCAGCAAGGGGATAGCGAGGCAAGTACATTTTCATAATCCACTATATTTGCGATTTTGTTATCGTCATGTTTCTGTCTGAATTTTTTGAATTCACTAGATTAATGAGTTCTGGAAGATGGTGAGAGATACCATCAAAGAACCAAGCCAATATCAAATTGACTGTCAAAAACCGAAGACTGTTCTGCTCGACACCGGAGAAATGTTTCGGCCTTATGCTTGGGCGGTACCATAGTTTGATTACCTTAAGAAGCACATTGTTTCCAAGAAAACGTGTGTACACAAAGAAAAGATGGCCTTCAATTCCTGCCATTTATTTCATTTTACTTTCATAATCTTGCAGCCAGCAATTCTGCCAATTCAAATGCTGAGGTTGGGGCAACTGATCATTCTATCCGTACCAGGAGGTCTGTAAACTATTCAATTTTTAACAGTAAAACCAAATGAAATCCGGAGCTAAGAATCAACTTTCTTGTAATGGGGAAATCCACAGAATTTACGACAATGGCTGGAAGAAGACTAAGGGAGGCAGTGAAAGAAACACTGATAAGTTCTGGAAATGGAGAATTTAGCAATGATACCTACGTAGTCGTAGCAGGCCTAACAAACACGTACTCTCAGTATATAACCACTTCTGAAGAATATGAGCAGCAAAGGTATGAGGTAAGAAATATCCAAAAAGACCACATGCTTCATGTAAAGGCATTCCATTTGAAAAGCACCCTTCTACCGAAATGTGATGTGTTATTGTCAAATGATTATGCAGGGTGCATCGACACTCTACGGCCCTTACACGTTAGCAGCGTATATCCAAGAATTTAAGAACCTTGCACATGCAATGGCGAAAGGAGATAAAAACAATGGAACCGGTTTAATCCCTCCTGATCTCTCATCTGTTCAAATTAGTCTTCTGCAAGATCCATCCGGGGATGCTCCTCCAACGGGGATAAAGTTCGGAGATATAAAACTGGACGTGAATGGGGACTCTTTCGAAAAGGGAGACAAGATAAACGCGACGTTCTGGAGCGCAAATCCGAGGTATGATTTGCTGACAGAAGGGACATTCGCCGTGGTTGAAATGCTTCAAGGGGGACGATGGGTGCCTGCTTATGATGACGACGATTTCAGCCTATACTTCAAGTGGGACGGCCCCTTTTTCGGTCCTTATCCCTATGGCCTCTCAACGATTGAGTGGCAAGTGCCACAAGATGTCAGTCCAGGAGTGTATCGTTTGAGACACTACGGATCGTTTAAGACATCCAAAGAATCGCCAGTTAACTATTTCACGGGGGCGTCAAGTGGATTCACAGTGTCATAGAGGGGTTGGTTTAGCCTTAAAATCATCTTCTTTTAGCAGAAACCAAATGGACAACTCAAGCAAATGTAGTGGATCTGTTTGTCATGAATAATGGCAGATCCAAATAAAGTTAATCGACATACCATTTGGGTGTTTATCTGATCATTAGACTCACCAAGTTAGAAAACTTCATTGCTTAACTTCTTCGATATATTTTGGTTGTACTAAAAAGAAGAAATCTCATGATTGGGTTTCTGAGTTGGTTGTTTTTCTTGAAGCACCATGATTGTGCTGTCTTAAAACCCATGCCTCTTATTCGATAGAGATTAAATACCTATCTTGGAGTGGATAAGCCACACAAATTCGCATCGAGCCAATACTTGGGGGGTGAAAGAACTCTAAAAGTGCAAAAGAAGACAAATCAATGCAATGATTAAGGCATTTTTTTAACCAATTAGAAGGCCAAAATCTAATTTAGGCCAACAtaaaagatggatattcttttCTTTCCTCTCGACAATCCTTGTATTTTCTCTTAAAAAAAATCTCTTTTGAACATCTTTGTTTGCTCATAGACAAACAAAAAGAATCCAAACACGATCCGCGTTAATGTGGATTTTCTCCCCCTGCGGCTGGAGGGTGTAACGAATATGTATTCTACATGTGCTCTCCGGGATCGTAATGGTAAACACAACATTCACATATTCCCACCCCCCCACCTAAAAATCCCCTGTTTTATACGGTTGTTTGGCgagaataataaatatatagctCATGCAGATGTTGTGCTGCGCTAATTGCAACATCCACCGCACAATTCTGTATTCTAATTTGTAAGAAAAATAAAGTGGATTAACGGATTGCCCATGAGACCCGACCTGACCCGTTCAAATTGGTAGGTTGAATTAATTGGAGGGAGTTGTTATTTTTCTAAATAACTCCCAAATGCTACTTGAATATATACTATTATCAATACATGAATAGTGACCGAAGACTTTTGCAAGCAAAATCTGCCATGCCAACCTTATTGGTAATCATACATTTGAATCTTTGTGTAGTAAATGCCAAAGGAAACCAACCATTCTTGCGTTTATCAATCTTAATAGATTACGAATAGGTGCAAATTCAATATgaatgaaaattttattattgtaCAAATGGgaaaaatacatatattttaagCCCACAAAAAGCTCTTCACGTGAATACATcgatcaaaatatatttcaatCTTATAAAAATGAGTGACCATAGCTATGTTTactgtttttttatttatttatcttattttaattgctaattataTTATAGTTCCAACCTTCCCGCTAACTACAATAGACATTATATTCTGTATTGCGATCGAACTACCTATGTGAAGAAGCATGTATACATTGTACTGAAGATAGATATATTtgaataattaatattaataaatgcAGTCAGACCATGGTTGAATGAATCCCACTAAAGATCGGGGGGCAAGGAGACAACAAGGAATTATAATATAATCCATGATCAATATTCAATGCATTACACACCAACACATCAATGATTGCAGATTTGATGTTGGAAAATGAGACATTTACATTTAAAAGGTTAAGTGTACCCATATTGCAAtcacatgcaatgcaaatccCACGTAGAGCGATTGTCTcactatatatatacaatcacaAAACAAACAAGCAATTTCAAGCTGATGATCAGGAACAAACCAGAAGAAATAATTAAGTTCAAAAATGGAGGTTTCGGTGCAAGTTCCCTTTAGGTCCATTAGCTTGCCATCGAGGCTACAACCGGTTCATGCCACGAAGTTTGAATCCGAGTCAAGAAAGCTCAAATCTTGTTTTTCAAAAAATGTTCACTTTACCTCAGAAGCCATTCAATCTGGTATATTGGGCTTAGCAGACTTGTATAATTCTGTTGAGGAACTGACACGTTTCCATGCTGCTCGACATGCACTTATCCATCTACGGCAACAGGATGAATCAATCATGGGATCGTTCGAGTTGCTGGATTCTTGCAACACTATAAAAGAGCTCGTTCAAATGATCAAAGAAAACGTTAGATCCCTTCAGTCAGCTCTGCGCCGAAAGGGCATGGAGAACTCCAGCATCCAACAAGATGTAGCCAGATATTTTTGTTGCAGAGAGaaaatgaagaaagatattgctaggACACTAAAAACACTAAAGAATTTGGAGAACAAGAATGGAGAAGGAAGCTTTGTCAGTGCTTTCGAAGAAGTGAATGGGATCGCTATTGACATTTTCAAGTGTCTCCTAATGTTCTTGTCTTGGCCAATGGCTAAGCATGGGGGTTGGAATTTGGTTGCAAAGTTGATGACCACAAAAACAGCGGGCTCTAGCAGAGATTTTAACATGATTAGTGAGGTGGGCAGTGTGGATATCGCACTAAATTCCCTGCAAGGAAGAATTGGAAATGGTGGGGATAGTGTTCTTGATCATGTACAAATAATGCATAGATTAAAAAATCTCGATTCTTGCCTTGAAGGGATTGAGGCAGGATTAGAAAGATTGTTTAGGCAATTGCTTACAAGTAGAGTCACACTTCTCAACATTCTTACCGATCGGTGAAGT
The Primulina eburnea isolate SZY01 chromosome 5, ASM2296580v1, whole genome shotgun sequence genome window above contains:
- the LOC140832615 gene encoding neutral ceramidase 2-like; the encoded protein is MYGHSRPRYSFISIRLFLVYSLLLVAAHAEYFIGLGSYDMTGPAAGVNMMGYANMEQVTGGIHFRLRARAFIVAEEDTQGNRIAFVNLDAGMASQLVTIKVMERLKSRYGNLYNENNVAISGTHTHAGPGGYLQYITYSVTSLGFVPQSFDAIVTAIELSIVQAHENLRPGSIFIDTGDVENAGINRSPSAYLLNPPEERAKYPRNVDTIMTLLKFVDKNSGKSIGAFSWFATHGTSMSRANKLVSGDNKGAAARFFEDWFTSTSKNSSVSSSRNGRVSSALMKEASRINATGGQSCQKTTSQSSKVRKQDGSRFVGAFCQSNVGDVSPNVLGAFCLDSGKPCDFNHSSCHGNDQLCVGRGPGYPDEILSTKIIGERQFRKAVDLFSAAKEEINGKIDYRLVFLNFTNIEVVLDGNQVVKTCPAALGPGFAAGTTDGPGVFGFQQGDSEINEFWKMVRDTIKEPSQYQIDCQKPKTVLLDTGEMFRPYAWAPAILPIQMLRLGQLIILSVPGEFTTMAGRRLREAVKETLISSGNGEFSNDTYVVVAGLTNTYSQYITTSEEYEQQRYEGASTLYGPYTLAAYIQEFKNLAHAMAKGDKNNGTGLIPPDLSSVQISLLQDPSGDAPPTGIKFGDIKLDVNGDSFEKGDKINATFWSANPRYDLLTEGTFAVVEMLQGGRWVPAYDDDDFSLYFKWDGPFFGPYPYGLSTIEWQVPQDVSPGVYRLRHYGSFKTSKESPVNYFTGASSGFTVS
- the LOC140831902 gene encoding uncharacterized protein; the encoded protein is MEVSVQVPFRSISLPSRLQPVHATKFESESRKLKSCFSKNVHFTSEAIQSGILGLADLYNSVEELTRFHAARHALIHLRQQDESIMGSFELLDSCNTIKELVQMIKENVRSLQSALRRKGMENSSIQQDVARYFCCREKMKKDIARTLKTLKNLENKNGEGSFVSAFEEVNGIAIDIFKCLLMFLSWPMAKHGGWNLVAKLMTTKTAGSSRDFNMISEVGSVDIALNSLQGRIGNGGDSVLDHVQIMHRLKNLDSCLEGIEAGLERLFRQLLTSRVTLLNILTDR